A genomic stretch from Fusarium musae strain F31 chromosome 9, whole genome shotgun sequence includes:
- a CDS encoding hypothetical protein (EggNog:ENOG41): protein MGMNDASPGIETYYGINYTTVSTLFLVPVAGYVVAALTNNWIHYTLGQRGVAVLGPLCRLAAYIPVALHPPFPALPCVMLFTGFGNGIQDSGYNAWIGNMHRANELLGFLHGAYGLGGTIGPLIASAMVAEGKLNWYTFYYIMIGLAVVELVVGTAAFSGATGQVYRQRVRYDEAKDRATTRMALKKPITWIVAVFLLGYVATEVSLGGWIVTFMLRVRHAKPFLAGLTVTLFWLGLTLGRVVLGFVTERTGEKTAIMVYLVLSIGLELLYWLVPNFVASVIFVMLLGFFLGPLFPAAMVAATKLLPADYHVSAIGFAAAVGGGGAAVGPFAVGAIAQKTGVQVLQPIIVGLLGAITLVWLLLPGGFRKGGLERAREQNLRPGGDVKEAWLWVHSKVV, encoded by the exons ATGGGCATGAATGATGCATCTCCAGGG ATCGAGACATACTATGGCATCAACTACACCACCGTCTCTACTCTCTTTCTCGTACCCGTAGCTGGTTATGTAGTCGCTGCACTCACCAACAACTGGATACACTACACCCTAGGCCAACGAGGCGTTGCAGTTCTTGGGCCTCTCTGTCGCCTCGCCGCCTACATTCCCGTGGCACTTCACCCTCCATTCCCAGCGCTACCCTGTGTGATGCTGTTTACTGGCTTCGGTAACGGCATCCAAGATAGCGGCTACAATGCCTGGATTGGCAACATGCACAGAGCCAACGAGCTCCTGGGTTTCCTCCACGGCGCCTATGGCCTCGGTGGTACCATTGGCCCTCTGATCGCGTCCGCCATGGTAGCTGAGGGGAAACTGAACTGGTACACCTTCTACTATATCATGATAGGACTTGCtgtggttgagcttgttgtcGGAACAGCCGCATTCTCGGGTGCAACCGGCCAAGTGTATCGACAGCGAGTTCGCTACGACGAAGCCAAAGACCGTGCAACAACACGCATGGCACTCAAGAAACCCATCACCTGGATAGTGGCCGTCTTCCTCCTGGGGTACGTTGCGACTGAGGTCAGCTTGGGGGGTTGGATTGTCACTTTCATGCTTCGAGTACGACATGCCAAACCTTTCCTTGCTGGCCTGACAGTGACACTGTTCTGGCTCGGGCTGACATTGGGTCGGGTTGTTTTGGGCTTCGTCACAGAGAGGACTGGTGAGAAGACGGCCATCATGGTCTATCTTGTGCTCTCCATAGGGTTGGAACTGCTGTACTGGCTTGTCCCCAACTTCGTCGCCtccgtcatcttcgtcatgcTTCTTGGGTTCTTCCTGGGGCCTCTGTTCCCTGCTGCCATGGTTGCTGCAACCAAGTTACTCCCAGCTGATTATCACGTCAGTGCCATCGGGTTCGCGGCTGCGGTCGGAGGAGGTGGTGCAGCTGTGGGACCATTTGCGGTTGGTGCAATTGCGCAAAAGACCGGAGTCCAGGTTCTACAGCCTATAATAGTCGGGCTCCTTGGTGCTATCACTCTGGTATGGCTTCTCCTTCCAGGAGGGTTCAGAAAGGGGGGTCTCGAGAGAGCAAGGGAGCAGAACTTGAGGCCTGGAGGTGATGTGAAGGAGGCTTGGTTGTGGGTCCATTCAAAGGTTGTTTAA
- the CIA1 gene encoding Cytosolic iron-sulfur protein assembly protein, with translation MAPTSASITALTPLKPDLHERAWASVPHPTLPLIATAHGKAVTVFSLSTASAHSVLTGGHTRSVRSVAWKPHLRPGNLCLVTGSFDSTAGIWRWEGQEQNEGGLEVEVTAQSVRRRNDDDGDDDGDTTSKEWEFTLVLEGHDSEIKSCAFSPSGSYLATCSRDKSVWIWEDIGASEEDDEWETIAVLNEHEGDVKAVAWCPDVPGRNARRSYSADVLASASYDNTVRIWREDGDAEWVCVAVLEGHEGTVWGLQWEQRPREGDRFPRLLTFSADNTIRVWTLKQDDEAEENSTGGDAGALGGIPNTMRRSLREEWACTSVLPKVHTRDIYSVTWSAQTGLVASTGSDGIVALYAEDSEQHVTTIDPQDQTMGNTEEGKQKQTNWRLLTSQPGAHGPFEVNHITWCRRYDAGSERRGEEEMLVTTGDDGIVRPWQVEVEIDAPR, from the coding sequence ATGGCGCCGACTTCGGCCTCCATCACTGCCCTCACGCCCCTCAAACCTGACCTTCACGAACGCGCCTGGGCCTCGGTTCCTCACCCGACTCTTCCTCTGATCGCAACCGCCCACGGAAAGGCCGTCACTGTGTTCTCTCTCTCGACTGCTTCGGCCCACAGCGTCCTTACCGGAGGCCACACCCGCTCCGTCCGCTCTGTCGCATGGAAGCCCCATCTGCGCCCCGGCAACCTATGTCTCGTCACTGGCAGCTTTGACTCTACAGCTGGAATATGGCGCTGGGAGGGCCAAGAACAGAACGAGGGGGGgctcgaggttgaggtcACGGCGCAGAGCGTGCGGAGGAgaaacgatgatgatggcgacgatgatggcgatACTACCAGCAAGGAGTGGGAGTTTACGCTTGTGCTCGAGGGCCACGACTCGGAAATCAAGTCTTGCGCTTTCAGCCCCTCGGGTTCTTATCTCGCTACCTGCTCGCGCGACAAGTCAGTCTGGATATGGGAGGATATCGGCGCATccgaggaagacgacgagtGGGAGACTATCGCCGTGCTTAACGAACACGAGGGTGATGTCAAGGCTGTCGCTTGGTGTCCCGACGTCCCTGGTCGCAACGCCCGACGCAGCTACTCGGCCGACGTGCTAGCCAGCGCAAGTTATGACAATACAGTGCGCATCTGgcgagaagatggcgatgcaGAATGGGTTTGTGTTGCTGTTCTTGAAGGTCACGAGGGCACTGTCTGGGGGCTTCAATGGGAGCAACGACCCCGGGAGGGAGACCGCTTCCCGCGACTCTTGACATTTTCTGCCGATAACACTATCAGGGTGTGGACATTGAAGCAGGACGATGAGGCGGAGGAGAATAGTACGGGAGGTGATGCCGGTGCTCTTGGTGGAATCCCCAATACGATGCGGAGATCTCTACGAGAAGAGTGGGCATGCACATCTGTCTTACCCAAGGTGCACACCCGTGATATCTATTCTGTGACATGGAGTGCCCAGACAGGGCTCGTAGCGAGTACTGGCAGTGACGGTATCGTTGCGCTTTACGCCGAGGACTCGGAGCAACATGTCACGACAATCGACCCCCAAGACCAAACCATGGGTAACACTGAGGAGGGCAAGCAAAAGCAGACGAATTGGAGACTCCTAACTTCGCAACCCGGAGCTCATGGACCCTTCGAGGTTAATCATATTACCTGGTGCCGGAGATACGATGCCGGCTCGGAGCGGCGCGGGGAAGAGGAGATGCTAGTTACAACGGGCGATGACGGGATCGTACGACCGTGgcaggttgaggttgagattgaCGCGCCAAGGTAG
- the KGD1 gene encoding 2-oxoglutarate dehydrogenase E1 component (EggNog:ENOG41~BUSCO:EOG09260AZA), whose amino-acid sequence MLRNSLCRASSQLLRGARCSAASSSASISTLSARTSSWKLAASRRSLAVAARRNYATSATSAPPDPNDNFLSGSTASYIDEMYMQWRQDPESVHVSWQIYFKNMESGEMPISQAFQPPPNLVPNMTGGVPRLAGNLAMEDGSDVTNHLKVQLLVRAYQSRGHHTAKIDPLGIRGTNDAKGFSNIKPKELTLEHYGFTEKDMDTEYTLGPGILPRFKRDGREKMTLREIIDACERIYCGSFGVEFIHIPDRDKCDWLRERLEVPTPFKYSVDEKRRVLDRLIWSSSFESFLATKYPNDKRFGLEGCETLVPGMKALIDRSVDYGVKDIVIGMPHRGRLNVLSNVVRKPNESIFSEFAGTNGAEDEGSGDVKYHLGMNFERPTPSGKRVQLSLVANPSHLEAEDPVVLGKTRAIQHYNNDEKTHRTAMSVLLHGDAAFAAQGIVYECLGFHSLPAFSTGGTIHLVVNNQIGFTTDPRFARSTAYCTDIAKAIDAPVFHVNADDVEAVNFVCQLAADWRAEFQHDVVIDLNCYRKYGHNETDQPSFTQPLMYKRITEKEPQIDIYVNKLIEEGSFSKADVDEHKQWVWGMLEESFTKSKDYTPTSKEWTTSAWNGFKSPKELATEVLATNETSVKSTTLEHIGTVIGSTPEGFHVHRNLKRILANRTKSVVEGKNIDFPTAEALAFGSLVTEGYHVRVSGQDVERGTFSQRHAVFHDQETEDTYTPLQHLSQDQGKFVISNSSLSEFGALGFEYGYSLSSPHALVMWEAQFGDFANNAQCIIDQFIASGEVKWMQRTGLVMSLPHGYDGQGPEHSSGRLERYLQLSNEDPRDFPTGEKLVRQHQDCNMQIAYMTSPANLFHILRRQLHRQYRKPLVIFFSKSLLRHPLARSNIEEFTGENAGFQWIIPDPEHETGAIKAPEEIERVILCSGQVWAALHKHRSENNLDNVAITRIEQLNPFPWQQLKENLDQYPNAKTIVWCQEEPLNAGAWSFTQPRIETLLNNTEHHTRKHVMYAGRNPSASVATGLKQVHMKEERELLEMAFTVKQDKLKGE is encoded by the exons ATGTTGAGGAATTCGCTCTGTAGAGCTAGCTCGCAGCTCCTCCGCGGTGCTCGATGCTCTGCTGCCTCGTCTTCCGCCTCTATCTCGACTCTCTCGGCCCGTACATCATCATGGAAGCTCGCCGCCTCCCGCCGTTCTCTGGCCGTTGCTGCTCGTCGCAACTATGCGACCAGCGCAACTTCTGCGCCTCCCGATCCTAACGATAACTTCCTCTCTGGAAGCACCGCTAGCTACATCGATGAGATGTACATGCAGTGGAGGCAAGATCCTGAGAGTGTCCATGTCTCGTGGCAGATTTACTTCAAGAACATGGAGAGCGGCGAGATGCCCATCTCTCAAGCCTTCCAGCCTCCTCCTAACCTGGTCCCAAACATGACCGGTGGCGTCCCTCGCCTTGCTGGCAACCTGGCCATGGAGGATGGCTCCGATGTCACCAACCATCTCAaggttcagcttcttgtCCGTGCTTACCAGTCTCGCGGTCATCATACCGCCAAGATTGATCCCCTCGGTATCCGAGGTACCAACGACGCCAAGggcttctccaacatcaagcccaaggaaTTGACTCTCGAGCACTATGGTTTCACAGAGAAGGACATGGACACCGAGTATACCCTCGGCCCTGGTATCCTGCCTCGCTTCAAGCGTGATGGCCGTGAGAAGATGACTCTCCGTGAGATTATCGATGCTTGCGAGAGAATCTACTGTGGTTCTTTCGGTGTTGAGTTTATTCATATCCCTGACCGTGACAAGTGCGACTGGCTCCGTGAACGTCTTGAGGTTCCTACTCCTTTCAAGTACTCTGTCGATGAGAAGCGCCGTGTTCTTGACCGACTTATCTGGAGTTCCAGCTTCGAGTCTTTCCTGGCCACCAAGTACCCCAACGACAAGCGATTCGGTCTCGAAGGCTGCGAGACGCTTGTCCCTGGTATGAAGGCTCTCATTGACCGCAGTGTCGACTATGGTGTCAAGGACATTGTCATCGGTATGCCTCACCGTGGTCGTCTCAATGTTCTCTCCAACGTCGTCCGAAAACCCAACGAGTCTATTTTCAGCGAGTTCGCTGGTACAAACGGTGCCGAGGATGAGGGATCTGGTGACGTCAAGTACCATCTTGGTATGAACTTTGAACGTCCCACTCCCTCCGGCAAGCGTGTTCAGCTTTCTCTGGTTGCCAACCCTTCGCATCTCGAGGCTGAGGATCCCGTCGTCTTGGGCAAGACCCGCGCTATTCAGCACTACAACAACGACGAGAAGACTCACCGCACCGCCATGAGTGTTCTCCTTCACGGTGATGCCGCCTTTGCTGCCCAGGGTATCGTCTACGAGTGTCTCGGCTTCCACTCTCTCCCCGCCTTTTCTACCGGTGGTACCATTCACCTCGTCGTCAACAACCAGATTGGTTTCACCACTGATCCTCGATTCGCCCGATCTACCGCTTACTGTACCGATATTGCCAAGGCCATCGACGCGCCTGTTTTCCACGTTAACgctgatgatgtcgaggctGTCAACTTTGTCTGTCAGCTTGCTGCCGATTGGCGCGCCGAGTTCCAACACGATGTTGTCATCGACCTCAACTGCTACCGAAAGTACGGTCACAACGAGACCGACCAGCCTTCATTCACCCAACCGCTCATGTACAAGCGCATCACTGAGAAGGAGCCTCAAATCGACATCTAtgtcaacaagctcatcgagGAGGGCTCTTTCTCCAAGGCGGATGTCGATGAGCACAAGCAGTGGGTCTGGGGCATGCTCGAGGAGAGCTTCACCAAGTCCAAGGACTACACTCCTACCTCCAAGGAGTGGACCACCTCTGCTTGGAACGGCTTCAAGTCTCCAAAGGAGCTGGCCACCGAAGTTTTGGCTACTAACGAGACAAGTGTCAAGAGTACTACTCTCGAGCATATCGGCACAGTCATTGGAAGCACCCCCGAGGGCTTCCACGTTCACCGCAACTTGAAGCGCATTCTCGCCAACCGAACCAAGTCGGTTGTTGAGGGCAAGAACATCGACTTCCCTACTGCCGAGGCTCTGGCCTTTGGTTCTCTCGTTACTGAGGGCTACCACGTCCGTGTCTCCGGTCAGGATGTCGAGCGTGGTACCTTCTCTCAGCGACACGCTGTCTTCCACGACCAAGAGACCGAGGATACCTACACTCCCCTTCAGCACCTGAGCCAGGACCAGGGCAAGTTCGTCATCTCTAACTCTTCCCTCAGTGAGTTTGGTGCTTTGGGCTTTGAGTATGGTTACTCGCTCTCCTCGCCCCACGCCCTTGTCATGTGGGAGGCACAGTTCGGTGACTTTGCCAACAACGCTCAATGTATCATCGACCAGTTTATCGCCTCTGGCGAGGTCAAGTGGATGCAGCGAACCGGTCTTGTCATGTCTCTGCCCCACGGTTACGATGGCCAGGGACCCGAACACTCTTCTGGGCGTCTGGAGCGATACCTTCAGCTCAGCAACGAGGATCCCCGTGATTTCCCCACTGGTGAGAAGCTTGTCCGTCAACACCAGGACTGCAACATGCAGATCGCCTACATGACCTCTCCTGCCAACTTGTTCCATATTCTCCGCCGCCAGTTGCACCGCCAGTACCGCAAGC ccctcgtcatcttcttttccAAATCCCTTCTCCGTCACCCTCTGGCTCGTAGTAACATTGAGGAGTTCACTGGTGAGAATGCTGGCTTCCAGTGGATTATCCCGGATCCTGAGCATGAGACTGGTGCCATCAAGGCTCCCGAGGAGATTGAGCGCGTTATTCTCTGCAGCGGTCAGGTCTGGGCTGCCCTTCACAAGCACCGTTCCGAGAACAACTTGGATAACGTCGCCATCACTCGTATTGAGCAGCTTAACCCCTTCCCTTGGCAACAACTCAAGGAGAACCTCGACCAATACCCCAATGCCAAGACCATCGTCTGGTGCCAGGAGGAGCCTCTCAACGCCGGTGCCTGGAGCTTCACTCAGCCCCGTATCGAGACTCTGCTCAACAACACTGAGCACCACACCCGCAAGCACGTAATGTACGCTGGCCGAAATCCCAGTGCTTCGGTCGCCACTGGTCTCAAGCAAGTTCACATGAAGGAGGAGCGTGAACTCCTTGAGATGGCTTTCACTGTTAAGcaggacaagctcaagggcgaGTAA
- a CDS encoding hypothetical protein (EggNog:ENOG41~BUSCO:EOG0926315C), producing MAIPVGRTLFKKKEGILTLTSDHQLVTWTPNSGGPATVSLNINNITNLQQTPDSSPKVMLKIFEKVGDAEPATYLFHFNTAEAKDEAKAVKDLLSSLLASTRGNDGSVQKQSGASGGSSTPNPGAGGGSGSASMAFASAVNSQNASSSRWFDDSQLKNDIELQQSLMRKDTSLHQTYVEAMQTKPDSLSGAAFNSQFWSTRTNLLRAHAIEINQKKGAYNVLSTVKPKTVDGELKLNISVEQVQMIFAQHPLIKRVYNENVPKISEADFWSRFFLSRLSKKLRGERVAENDPNDPLFDKYDPAENTVAFQSKIMANQVPHFIDIEANEENQGGFKSGNAKDVEMRPRANIPIVKTLNSLSEKIMANVAPSDVNTDDPDGGYNAYVQLALRDLKGDAKEHRIMLNVKEQNKFFSKHDSAPSKQAAVFERQVPSEVLFEIVGDLETLESDGAGGINIQAAMGFDEDSESDEDTPKRPHVGSRFALLAADKDIMKGVRQQRAQKYGHETDAAEPMGLPVEISRKCSLTHATTIEFLHQFWNAFLSGDPDRAGELQYLAESLGRSLARINAVAEEADKEREEIIRSRKKEIRDHFQRTGKKIRWRSDNVGGGKAAVIALMQPTMNALEKAQADYSRALAAEGIQISTEA from the exons ATGGCCATCCCAGTGGGACGTACCCTTTTCAAAAAGAAGGAGGGCATTCTGACTCTCACAAGTGACCATCAGCTGGTCACTTGGACTCCTAACTCAGGAGGCCCTGCCACAGTCTCGCTAAACATAAATAACATCACAA ACCTCCAGCAGACCCCAGATTCTTCACCAAAGGTTATGCTCAAGATCTTTGAAAAGGTTGGAGACGCAGAGCCTGCTACATATCTCTTTCACTTCAATACCGCCGAGGCCAAGGACGAGGCaaaggctgtcaaggatCTGTTATCCAGCCTATTAGCGTCTACGCGCGGCAACGATGGTTCTGTTCAAAAACAATCCGGCGCAAGTGGTGGCTCTTCAACGCCCAATCCAGGCGCTGGTGGTGGCAGCGGTTCCGCATCCATGGCCTTCGCCAGCGCTGTCAACTCACAGAATGCTTCATCCTCGCGCTGGTTCGACGACTCGCAGCTCAAGAACGACATCGAGTTGCAACAGTCGCTCATGAGAAAAGATACAAGTCTCCATCAAACATACGTTGAAGCAATGCAGACCAAGCCCGACTCCTTGTCAGGAGCCGCCTTTAATTCACAGTTCTGGTCAACCCGGACAAATCTTCTCCGAGCCCATGCTATTGAGATAAACCAGAAGAAAGGAGCCTATAATGTCCTCTCAACCGTCAAACCCAAGACTGTTGATGGCGAACTAAAGTTAAACATCAGCGTAGAGCAGGTGCAGATGATATTCGCACAACATCCTCTGATCAAGCGTGTATACAACGAGAATGTCCCCAAGATATCCGAAGCGGACTTCTGGTCCCGTTTCTTCCTCAGCAGACTTTCCAAAAAGCTACGCGGTGAAAGAGTCGCTGAGAACGACCCCAATGACCCTTTGTTCGACAAATATGACCCTGCTGAGAATACGGTTGCCTTTCAGAGCAAAATCATGGCAAACCAAGTACCGCATTTTATCGACATCGAGGCCAACGAAGAGAATCAAGGAGGCTTCAAAAGTGGAAACGCGAAGGATGTCGAGATGCGTCCAAGGGCCAATATACCAATTGTGAAGACCCTCAATAGCCTCAgtgagaagatcatggccAACGTTGCCCCTTCTGATGTCAACACTGATGATCCCGATGGCGGCTACAACGCTTATGTCCAGTTGGCTTTGCGTGATTTGAAGGGCGACGCGAAGGAGCATCGTATCATGCTCAACGTGAAAGAGCAGAACAAGTTCTTTTCAAAACATGACTCTGCCCCCTCGAAACAAGCTGCGGTTTTCGAAAGACAAGTTCCTAGCGAAGTTCTGTTCGAGATAGTGGGAGATCTCGAGACTCTTGAGAGCGATGGTGCTGGCGGAATAAATATTCAGGCAGCAATGGGATTTGATGAAGACAGCGAAAGTGATGAAGATACCCCCAAACGGCCACATGTTGGATCACGCTTCGCTCTCTTAGCTGCTGACAAGGACATCATGAAGGGCGTGCGCCAGCAACGCGCTCAAAAATACGGCCACGAGACGGATGCCGCTGAACCCATGGGGCTCCCTGTTGAGATTTCCCGCAAGTGCAGCCTTACCCACGCAACTACCATCGAGTTCCTGCATCAATTCTGGAACGCATTCCTCTCGGGAGACCCGGACCGCGCTGGTGAGCTACAGTACCTAGCTGAGTCTCTCGGCCGCTCACTGGCACGTATCAATGCCGTCGCAGAAGAAGCCGACAAGGAACGCGAGGAAATCATTCGCAGCCGGAAGAAGGAGATCCGAGACCATTTCCAGCGAACCGGCAAGAAGATCAGATGGCGATCCGATAATGTTGGAGGTGGCAAAGCTGCCGTGATTGCTTTGATGCAACCAACTATGAATGCTTTGGAAAAGGCTCAAGCCGACTACTCAAGGGCTCTCGCAGCAGAAGGGATACAGATATCGACTGAAGCATGA